The following proteins are encoded in a genomic region of Candidatus Paceibacter sp.:
- a CDS encoding TrmH family RNA methyltransferase: protein MKKEIIVICHNIRSRHNAGSIFRTADGAGVNKIFLCGITPAPPHPNIEKVSLGAEKFVEWEKAKDAWRVIESLKKDGFFILALEQDKKAVSLEEFKLPENAGKIALVVGNEVEGLPKSILNRTDKIIYIPMRGQKESLNVSVAFGIAAYKLVELMHR from the coding sequence GTGAAGAAAGAAATTATTGTAATCTGCCACAATATCAGAAGCCGACATAATGCCGGTTCTATTTTCCGCACGGCGGACGGAGCTGGGGTAAATAAAATTTTTTTGTGCGGCATTACGCCGGCGCCGCCGCATCCCAATATTGAGAAAGTTTCACTGGGGGCAGAAAAATTCGTGGAATGGGAGAAAGCGAAAGACGCCTGGCGGGTGATAGAGAGTCTTAAAAAAGACGGTTTTTTTATTCTGGCGCTGGAGCAGGACAAAAAGGCGGTTTCGTTGGAGGAGTTTAAGCTGCCGGAAAACGCGGGGAAAATAGCTCTTGTTGTCGGCAATGAAGTGGAAGGTTTGCCTAAATCAATTTTAAATCGGACGGACAAAATAATTTATATCCCGATGCGCGGCCAAAAAGAATCGCTCAACGTGTCGGTGGCTTTCGGTATCGCGGCATATAAATTGGTGGAACTAATGCACAGGTGA
- a CDS encoding metal ABC transporter permease: MSIDFLSLITAVFIGGAAGYIGSLMATRKMVLAGDVLSHVALPGVGLAFLYGINMSLGALASLLIGTIVIWALEIKTKLAVETLVGVVFVLSLAVGYLITPDEELIHALFGDISRISAADAVSAVVVAILVFFLIRKIYPKLMLAYVSEDLALAGKVKIWKYNLIYLLSIALIIAFGVKVAGTLLTSALIILPAAASRNFSRSMFQYSYAAMIAGAVTAGSGVALAGIFGWPVGPVIILVNALIFGWSLLLKK, translated from the coding sequence ATGAGCATTGATTTTTTAAGTTTAATAACGGCGGTTTTTATTGGCGGGGCGGCCGGTTACATCGGTTCGCTGATGGCCACCAGGAAAATGGTTCTGGCGGGAGACGTGCTTAGCCACGTGGCTTTGCCCGGAGTCGGTCTGGCGTTTCTTTACGGCATAAATATGTCGCTGGGGGCGCTGGCCTCTCTTTTAATCGGCACGATTGTTATTTGGGCGCTGGAGATTAAAACCAAACTGGCGGTGGAGACTCTGGTAGGCGTGGTATTTGTGTTAAGTCTTGCCGTCGGTTATCTTATTACTCCGGACGAGGAATTGATCCATGCCTTGTTCGGCGACATTTCCAGAATATCCGCCGCTGACGCGGTATCGGCGGTTGTCGTCGCGATTTTGGTTTTCTTTCTTATCAGGAAAATTTATCCCAAACTTATGCTGGCTTACGTTTCCGAGGATTTGGCGCTGGCCGGCAAGGTGAAAATCTGGAAATATAATCTCATTTATCTCTTGTCCATCGCCCTGATAATCGCCTTCGGCGTCAAGGTTGCCGGAACGCTTTTAACCAGCGCCTTGATAATTCTTCCGGCCGCCGCTTCCAGAAACTTCAGCCGGAGCATGTTTCAATATTCTTACGCGGCGATGATTGCCGGCGCGGTCACGGCTGGTTCGGGCGTCGCGCTGGCCGGAATATTCGGCTGGCCGGTCGGTCCGGTGATAATTTTGGTTAACGCCCTGATATTCGGCTGGTCATTGCTGCTGAAAAAGTAA
- a CDS encoding metal ABC transporter ATP-binding protein — protein MRHLGADNFAAPVQLNEQKPVPVIAPEPEVKSSVKAEEKATVPESFPVATAAEKKNILEVNNLSVSFGGEIVIGNLSFNLKEGENLAVVGPNGAGKSVLLKALLGVLPYSDGSGKVAGQIKWEPGLKISYVPQKILPEKGLPLSVEEFFKIKGAKKDQAAALLQSVGLVDKNFLKKRISDISSGQLQRTLVAWGLIGEPQVLLFDEPTSGIDIGGEETVYNLLWQMEKERNLSIILVTHDLNVVYKFANKVLCLNKEMVCFGEPKQALEPSSLNKLYGGEVNFYTHEH, from the coding sequence ATGCGACATCTGGGCGCCGACAATTTTGCCGCTCCTGTTCAGTTAAATGAACAAAAACCCGTGCCTGTAATTGCGCCTGAACCTGAAGTCAAGTCGTCGGTTAAAGCCGAAGAAAAGGCGACCGTGCCGGAATCTTTTCCTGTCGCGACAGCGGCTGAAAAGAAAAATATTTTGGAAGTTAATAATTTGAGCGTGAGCTTTGGCGGCGAGATTGTGATAGGGAACTTGAGCTTTAATTTAAAAGAGGGCGAAAACCTGGCCGTCGTCGGCCCAAACGGCGCCGGTAAAAGCGTTTTACTGAAAGCGCTTCTCGGTGTCCTCCCTTACTCCGACGGTTCGGGAAAGGTGGCCGGGCAAATAAAATGGGAGCCAGGCCTGAAAATAAGTTACGTCCCGCAAAAAATTCTGCCGGAGAAAGGTTTGCCTTTGAGTGTTGAAGAATTCTTCAAAATAAAGGGAGCCAAAAAAGATCAGGCCGCCGCTTTGCTGCAGTCAGTTGGTTTAGTCGATAAAAATTTTTTAAAGAAAAGAATAAGCGACATTTCTTCAGGCCAATTGCAGAGAACTCTGGTGGCCTGGGGATTGATAGGCGAGCCGCAGGTTCTTCTTTTTGACGAGCCGACATCGGGCATAGACATTGGCGGCGAGGAGACGGTCTACAATCTTCTCTGGCAGATGGAGAAGGAAAGAAATTTATCCATTATTTTAGTTACGCACGACCTCAACGTGGTTTACAAGTTCGCCAATAAAGTTTTGTGTCTGAACAAAGAAATGGTCTGCTTCGGCGAACCCAAACAGGCGTTGGAGCCAAGCAGCCTGAACAAGCTTTACGGCGGGGAAGTTAATTTTTACACCCATGAGCATTGA
- a CDS encoding polysaccharide deacetylase family protein, whose amino-acid sequence MNWANFLHIYQPAVQKPEIIKRIASEAYARIFSGLLDIERCRLTLNISGVLCDLLEKNGRQDILKQIRELVEKGNVELVGSAKYHAFLPLLPEKEIERQIILNEETLNKHFGKNWKKGGFFPPEMAYSKKVAEVAKRLGYKWIIIDEMAFPDGRKANKDVVYEIDGLDGFAVFFRQRKLSFKILSASAESSMPGILRTLEGEAGEENTYALTAMDGEIFGHHRPGLERLLFDLMKEEKIKPLTISEVLLNFTKRETIEPRPSTWAAVPRDFKIGQPYFRWNNRDNEIQQWQWRLLNLALESADKNDAVIRKYLDQTLASDQFWWSSARPWWSLEWIERGAHDLKEIIKNSKAAKKEEKETAEELYKNIVFTAFSWQRTGLVDELSRGENEEIRQRLEEKEKFFMSREEYEEMIKAMEERMRESARRDDYHQAAMIQDRIAELKVEMEKGAPRKEANDLMF is encoded by the coding sequence ATGAACTGGGCCAATTTTTTGCACATATACCAACCGGCGGTGCAGAAGCCGGAGATAATAAAAAGGATAGCCTCCGAGGCGTATGCCAGAATTTTTTCCGGTCTTTTGGATATAGAGAGGTGTCGCCTGACGCTCAACATCAGCGGCGTTTTGTGCGACCTGCTGGAGAAAAACGGCCGGCAGGATATTTTAAAGCAAATCCGCGAACTGGTTGAAAAAGGAAACGTGGAGCTTGTCGGCAGCGCCAAGTACCACGCCTTCTTGCCCTTGCTGCCGGAGAAGGAAATAGAGCGGCAGATAATTTTAAACGAGGAAACATTAAATAAACATTTCGGGAAGAATTGGAAGAAAGGGGGTTTCTTTCCGCCGGAAATGGCCTACTCCAAAAAGGTGGCGGAGGTGGCCAAAAGACTCGGTTACAAGTGGATAATCATAGACGAGATGGCGTTTCCGGACGGGCGGAAAGCGAATAAAGACGTTGTTTACGAAATTGACGGACTGGACGGATTCGCCGTTTTCTTCCGGCAGAGAAAGTTGAGCTTTAAAATTTTGTCCGCCTCGGCGGAAAGCTCAATGCCCGGCATTTTGCGGACGTTGGAAGGCGAGGCGGGTGAAGAAAACACTTACGCTCTTACGGCCATGGACGGAGAAATTTTCGGCCACCACCGGCCTGGGCTGGAGAGACTTCTTTTTGACCTGATGAAAGAAGAGAAAATAAAGCCGCTGACGATAAGCGAAGTTTTGCTCAATTTTACGAAAAGAGAAACGATTGAGCCGCGCCCTTCAACTTGGGCGGCGGTGCCGCGAGACTTCAAAATCGGCCAGCCCTACTTCCGTTGGAACAACAGAGACAATGAAATCCAGCAATGGCAATGGCGGCTTCTTAATTTGGCGCTGGAATCGGCGGACAAAAACGACGCCGTCATAAGAAAGTATCTTGACCAGACGCTTGCCTCCGACCAGTTTTGGTGGTCTTCCGCCCGGCCGTGGTGGAGCCTGGAGTGGATAGAGCGCGGCGCGCACGACTTAAAAGAAATAATAAAAAATTCCAAGGCGGCCAAAAAAGAAGAAAAAGAAACGGCGGAGGAATTGTATAAAAACATAGTTTTTACCGCTTTCTCCTGGCAGAGGACGGGTTTGGTGGACGAGCTTTCGCGCGGCGAGAACGAGGAGATAAGGCAGCGCCTGGAGGAGAAAGAAAAATTTTTCATGAGCAGGGAAGAGTACGAAGAGATGATAAAGGCGATGGAAGAAAGAATGCGCGAATCGGCGCGCCGCGATGATTATCATCAGGCGGCCATGATCCAGGACAGGATAGCGGAGCTGAAAGTTGAGATGGAGAAAGGCGCGCCCCGCAAAGAGGCCAACGATTTGATGTTTTGA